A section of the Accipiter gentilis unplaced genomic scaffold, bAccGen1.1, whole genome shotgun sequence genome encodes:
- the TRAPPC5 gene encoding trafficking protein particle complex subunit 5 produces MDARFTRGKSPILERALGRPRTEVSLSAFALLFSELVQYCQNRVYSVAELQAKLARLGHQVGLRVLDALVAREKSGRRETKVLNVLLFVKGPVWRALFGKEADKLEQANDDDKTYYVIEKEPLVNTYISVPKENSTLNCAAFTAGLVEAVLTASGFPAKVTAHWHKGTTLMIKFEEAVIARDKSLEGR; encoded by the coding sequence ATGGACGCCCGCTTCACCCGAGGGAAGTCTCCCATCCTGGAACGAGCCCTGGGCCGCCCCCGCACCGAGGTGAGCCTCAGCGCCTTCGCCCTCCTCTTCTCCGAGCTGGTCCAGTACTGCCAGAACCGCGTCTATTCGGTAGCCGAGCTCCAGGCCAAACTAGCCCGTTTGGGCCACCAAGTGGGGCTTCGCGTCCTCGACGCCTTGGTAGCCCGGGAGAAAAGCGGTCGACGTGAAACCAAAGTCCTCAACGTCCTCCTCTTCGTCAAGGGTCCCGTTTGGCGAGCTCTTTTCGGGAAAGAAGCCGATAAATTGGAACAAGCCAACGATGATGACAAGACTTATTACGTCATCGAGAAGGAACCGTTGGTCAACACCTACATCTCGGTCCCCAAGGAGAACAGCACCCTCAACTGCGCCGCCTTCACCGCCGGTTTGGTGGAAGCCGTCCTCACCGCCAGCGGTTTTCCGGCCAAGGTCACGGCTCACTGGCACAAAGGCACCACCCTCATGATCAAGTTCGAGGAGGCCGTCATCGCTCGCGATAAGAGCCTGGAAGGGCGCTGA